Proteins from a single region of Thermosinus carboxydivorans Nor1:
- the dnaB gene encoding replicative DNA helicase, with protein sequence MLDRIPPQNVEAEQAVLGAMLIEREAISKVAEFLRPEDFYREAHRLIYQAILNLFNRNEAVDIVTVTEVLRKEEKLEAAGGISYITSLANSVPTAANVVYHAKIVEEKALLRQLINTATQIAGMGYEANEEVAVILDQAEKMILEVSNRKVGRDFTPIKAIIFDAFAKIEELYATRGGITGIPTGFKDLDRLTSGLQPSDLILIAARPSMGKTAFTLNIAQHVAIREKKTVAFFSLEMSKEQLVQRMLCAEAAIDAQRLRTGELEDHDWKKLVLAADKLAAAPIFIDDTPGITVLEMRTKARRLKIEHDLKLIIIDYLQLMQGSSGPNRSENRQQEISEISRSLKALARELNVPVIALSQLSRGVEARQSKKPMLSDLRESGSLEQDADIVAFLYREDYYNPDTDKKNITEVIVAKHRNGPVDTVQLFFHKQFTKFIDLTTRTE encoded by the coding sequence ATGTTAGACCGTATACCGCCCCAGAACGTGGAAGCCGAACAGGCCGTTCTCGGCGCGATGCTTATCGAACGTGAGGCCATTTCCAAGGTGGCCGAGTTTCTGCGTCCCGAGGACTTTTACCGGGAGGCTCACCGGCTCATTTATCAGGCGATTTTGAACCTTTTCAACCGCAACGAGGCGGTGGACATCGTCACTGTCACCGAGGTGCTGCGCAAGGAAGAAAAACTCGAAGCGGCCGGCGGCATTTCCTACATAACGTCCCTGGCCAACAGCGTGCCGACGGCGGCTAACGTTGTTTATCATGCCAAAATTGTCGAAGAAAAGGCGCTCCTCCGCCAGCTGATCAATACGGCGACCCAAATTGCCGGCATGGGCTATGAGGCCAATGAGGAAGTCGCCGTCATTCTTGACCAGGCGGAAAAGATGATTTTGGAAGTGTCCAACCGCAAGGTGGGCCGCGATTTTACCCCGATTAAGGCTATTATTTTCGACGCCTTTGCCAAAATCGAAGAACTCTATGCGACCCGCGGCGGCATTACCGGCATCCCTACCGGGTTTAAGGACCTTGACCGTCTGACTTCGGGCCTCCAGCCGTCTGACCTTATTCTCATTGCCGCCCGTCCCAGTATGGGCAAGACGGCGTTTACCCTGAACATTGCCCAGCATGTGGCCATCCGCGAGAAAAAGACGGTTGCCTTTTTTTCGCTGGAGATGTCCAAGGAGCAGCTTGTCCAGCGGATGCTGTGCGCCGAGGCCGCTATCGACGCCCAGCGGCTGCGCACCGGCGAACTGGAAGACCACGACTGGAAAAAGCTGGTGCTGGCGGCCGACAAGCTGGCGGCGGCGCCGATTTTTATCGACGATACGCCGGGCATTACGGTACTGGAGATGCGCACCAAAGCGCGGCGGCTTAAAATTGAGCATGATTTGAAACTGATTATTATCGATTACCTGCAGCTCATGCAGGGCAGTTCAGGTCCCAACCGCAGCGAAAACCGTCAGCAGGAAATTTCGGAAATATCCCGCTCGCTCAAGGCGCTGGCCCGGGAACTCAACGTGCCGGTCATCGCCCTGTCCCAGCTCAGCCGCGGCGTCGAAGCCCGCCAGTCCAAGAAACCCATGCTGAGCGACCTGCGCGAATCCGGGTCGCTCGAGCAGGACGCCGATATCGTCGCTTTTCTCTACCGGGAGGATTACTATAACCCTGACACCGACAAAAAGAACATCACCGAGGTCATTGTGGCCAAGCACCGCAATGGCCCGGTCGACACGGTGCAGCTCTTTTTCCACAAGCAGTTTACCAAGTTCATCGACCTTACGACAAGGACGGAATAA